Part of the Deltaproteobacteria bacterium genome, TCCTGGTTGTCCGCCCCGGCCCGAGGGACTTTTGGAAGGCCTGTTCCTGCTCCAGGAGAAAATCTCCGGCAAACGCTGGTGGCCCGAGGCCAAGGGAGGGATCGAACCATGAGCGATCATTTTCTGGCCGCCCTGCCCCATATCGCGGCTACGGCTCAAAACCCGGCCCGAACGGGACTCACCTATTCCAT contains:
- a CDS encoding NADH-quinone oxidoreductase subunit B, which produces PGCPPRPEGLLEGLFLLQEKISGKRWWPEAKGGIEP